In Erythrobacter sp. KY5, the DNA window TCCTTTGTCGAACTGATCTGGAGCCGCGTTACCGAAATGGACGAAGGCTGTCTCGGCGTCCGGAGACGATGTATCAATATGGCGCGTTTTCGCGAGGCACCTTAATCGAGCGGCACCATGCCGTTTCAGGCGTTGTGCACGGCCTTGATCCAGGGGCCATACCCGGATTCGCCGAGCCATCCCAGCTGAGCCTGCGCCGACGCTACATTGATGGCGAGTTGCGGTTTGAGGCCCGGGTGCACCGCCCGGCGAATTGGACGAGTACCGGCGGGCATCCCGATGATTTCGGCCATGGCGTTCGGGACATCCATCGGGTCGGTGTTGCCACCGCCGCCGGGACGCTGTGCGAGCGATGCCAGAAGCGCTGCATAACCACCGGTGTGTTCCTCACCTGCACGCGCGAGCAGCTCCATCGTGTTCATGTTCGAATTTTCCCAGATCTTGGTCGGATAGCCGCCCGGCTCGATGATCGTCACCTCGATCCCATGGGGGACCAGCTCATAGGCGAGTTGCTCGCTCATGGCTTCGAGAGCGAATTTGGTTGGTGAATACTGCCCGATTGCAGGCGCGATCACACGGCCCAGTTGCGACGTGACATTGATGATGAGGCCGCTCTTGCCTTCACGCATCGCGGGCAGCACTGCGCGCGCCATTCGGTGCGGACCGTACACATTCGTGTCGAACATGTGGTGCGTTGCCTTCATGTCCTGAACTTCGACCGGGCCACCATAGGAGATCCCGGCATTGTTGATCAGGACGTCGATCGGTCCTCCTGCGATTTCCATTGCCCTGGCCACGCCTGCTGCCACTTGTTCGTCGGAAGTGACGTCAATCTCGATAACGTGAAGGTCGAGGCCCTCCGCCTCGGCAAGTGCGGTCAATTCGGTGGACTCAGCGCGCGGGAGATTGCGCATTGTGGCGAAAACCTTGGCTCCCTTGCGGGCATAATCCTCCGCGGCGAGCCTGCCAAAGCCGCTTGAACAACCGGTGATGAGGATGCTCTTGCCGCTCATGTCCGCGCTGCTTTCGACCACGTCATCAAGCGCGAACGAGGCAGTGGCGGTGAGAGCGCCTGTCGCGGCGGCACCGGCAAGAAGGGTGCGGCGATTGATCGTGGTCATGGGTTTTCTCCGAAGCGTTGCTCACGAGGGGATAGGCTGGCGCGGCGTCGAGGTGCAAGGCCTATCGCGAGATCACGATGGATGCCGCCGCAGCGATGTAAAGTCCGTTCAGCGCGATCATTGCGATCGTTGCACCGCGCGTCGTCTTTGCTCGCAGCGCGAAAAAGATCGGCAGGAAAAAAATGATCAGGAAAGCGGTGAGGACAATGGCGAAGACGACCGGCTGCGATGACACCGTATCGCTTCTCCCCGCGAGGAACAGGAAGAATGTCACCAGCACCAGAACCGACGTGACGCCGAGCGAATAGCGCCGCTTCTCCATGAACCATTCGTCGAGCGAGATGCCCGGCTCGAAACTTTCAGGAAAGACAAACGACGCTGCGACGTAGAAGGCGAAAGTGTAGACCAGTCCGACAAAGAGGACAGGCGCGTCCGCTCCGATCAAATCGCGCGCTTCGAAAAAGCTTTCGAGCAGGATCGAGGTCAAGACGAGGATGAACAGCACCAGCAGCGGCGTCAGCCAGCCAATGGTGAATTCGCCCCTGCGGCGCATGGCGACCGAAAGCCCCTGCGCCATGTCGGCAAGTGCCAGGCCGACCGGAATCGCAAGGAACAGGACGACGTAATCAAAACCTTCCATCTGAGTTCTCTTGCCCCTTTTATTCCTGCATTCTCAGCGCAATATCGCTCATGAAGCGCGGATCATCGCCCTTTGCCAACCATTCAGCCTCCGCACTGATCGCGCCGAGCATGGAGGCAAGATCGTCCTGTTCGGACTTTGCATAATTGCCAAGCACGTACCCGCTCACGCGGTCCTTGTGACCTGGGTGTCCTATCCCGATGCGCACACGCCGGAAATCGGGCCCGAGATGTTTGTCGATTGAGCGAAGGCCATTGTGCCCTGCCGTCCCGCCGCCCTGCTTCACCTTCACTTTGAAAGGGGCGAGGTCGAGTTCGTCATGAAACACGGTGAGCGCGTCCAGATCGAGCTTGTAGAAACGAATGGCCTCGCTCACGCTGCGGCCACTTTCGTTCATGTAGGTCGCAGGCTTCAGCAGCAGCACCTTGTGCGTTCCGATACGCCCTTCCTGCACCCAGCCCGAAAATCTCTTCTGAATGGGGCCGAAGTCATACATATCGGCGATGACGTCGAGCACCATGAAGCCGACATTGTGTCGGTGAAGCGCGTATTTCGGTCCGGGATTACCAAGGCCTGTCCAGATCTGCATGGTGAGCGCATCTAGCGCCCCGATGTCGGCTTGGCGAGGGGAGGGTGCCCCTCTAGGCAAACGAAATTTGTGTGCTAATCATCGCCACGACATGCCTGAACGTCTTCGACCCATGTTGGCCAGAGCGCGCACGGCCAGTGAAGCGGGAGATCACCGCGCGGCTGCACGTGGCTACTACGAAGCTGCAGACAAGGCGCGCAGTGTCGAGCTTCTGGGCGAACTGGCTTTCTGCTTGAGGCACGGCGCACAGCATTCGATCGAGAGCCGCCAGATGCGGCTTGCGCTCGACGCTGCTGAAGAAGCCATGTCGGTTTACGAACAGACCGAAACCGGCAAAAGCCTCAATTTCGCCAACACCGCCCGGCTGATCGCGCTCGCCATGGAAGGGATGGGACGTGCTGAGGAGGCTCGCACATACTGGAGCGAGGCGCGGGCGATCTACGATCTGAATGGTGTGAAGGCGGGTGTCGAAGAATGCGACACGCACCTTCTGGGTTCAGCCAACTAAAATCAGGCGCGAGAGCCCAAAGCAAAACGCCGGACTGGTTTCCCAGCCCGGCGCCTTGGTGATTGGGTACGTCAGAGAAGAGCTTATGCGCTCTTGTCTTCCTGTTCCTGTGCAGCGTCTGCATCTTCGCCCTGCTCGGTGGCGGGGACTGCATCGGCTTCGACGTCGTCGCTATCGCCACCCTGATCTTCGCTCTTCTTGAGAGCGGACGGTGCGACGAGGGTTGCGATGGTGAAGTCGCGATCGGTGATCGCGCTCACGCTGCCTTCTGGCAGGTCGACTTCGCTGATGTGGATCGAGTCGCCGACTTCCTTGCCTTCGACCGAGATTTCGATCTCGCCAGGGATCTTGTCGGCTTCGCAGACAAGGTCGAGCTCGTGACGGACAACGTTAAGAACGCCGCCCTTCTTGAGGCCAGGCGACTTTTCTTCACCGACGAAGACGACAGGGATCTGAACCTCGACCTTAGCATCGCGCGCAAGGCGGAAGAAATCCGCATGCGTCGGGCGATCGGTGACGGGATGCAGAGCGACATCCTTGGGAAGCGTGCGGATGGTTTGACCGCCGACTTCGATCTTCACGATGGAGTTCATGAAGTGCCCGGTCATCAGCTGCTTGACCAGTTCTTTTTCCTCGACGTGGATCGTCGTTGGTTCTTCCTTGCCGCCGTATATAACAGCGGGGACCCGACCTTCGCGGCGAAGTGCACGGGAGGCTCCCTTGCCTGCCCGTTCGCGCGCTTCGGCGGGCAATGTGAGAGCGTCGCTCATAGCAGTGCCTTTCGAATACGTGTTTGATTAAGTGTTTATCGGCGCGCCGCCTCCAGGGATGACCAGAACGCCGAAGGGCGCGCACTTACAGGTTGCTGGCCAAAACACAAGCCTAAATGCCTAATTGGACAGGCGCGTCACCGTGTAACCGCGCGCCTCCAGCATGGCTGCAAGACCATCAGGGCCGATGAGGTGCGCCGTGCCCACCGCGACCAACGGCCTGTCGAGTTCTTTGAGGCTTTGTTCGAGAGGTTCGATCCAATCCTCGTTCCGGCCCACCAGAATGGCTTCGCGCAACTCGGGGTCTGCCATGATCCCGGTCGTCGTTGCTTCTTCAAGGACCGCGATATCGCCTGAGATCCACGCGCGCATCAGTTTACCGGGCTCTTCGCGGCTTGCCACCCATTCGCGCACTGTACCCTCGAGGAGGTCACGCTGGTCCTTTTCCGGTAGGCGATCGAACACGCCAAGCTGGCCTTTCGTGGTTTCGAACCCTCGCACTTCACGCTGCGCAAAGTCACGGATCAGGGCGCGGTCCACCCCGTTCCTTGGGTTCCCTTGCGCATCGACCCGCGAAAGCATGATCGCCGCAGCCCAGCTTTCCGTGTCAGCAAAATCGCCAGCCGGAAAGTCGGAGCGGGCGATCATCGTGCCGAGCGGTTCGCGGACATCCTCTGCAACCCTGTCACTCAAGGGGCCTAGCCCCCTTGTGCCGGCAAGCTCTCCGAATGTGAGGGCGATTTCGGCTTGATTGTCGAGTTCTGCGACTTCCACCCACAAGTAGTCTGCATTTGCCACGAGGCGGTCGATCGTCTGCGTGCGCCATTCAACGCCATCGGGGAGGGCGTGGATGGTGCCAAGCATCCATCCCTCGACCTCCCCGTCAGCGTTTGCGATCTCGTAAACCAGCGGATCGGCGCTGGGGTATTTGGCCGCCTCCTCGCTCTCGGCGCACGCTGTCAGAGACAACGCAAAACCGAGCGCGAAGGCGGCAAACGAGCGCGATAGCATTACTGGATGCGCTCTGCCGTCAGGTCGTATTTGGTCAGGTAGTCCTGCACACTCATTTCGCCAGCAAGGTGGCCTGCGCCAACCGCGATAAAGACCGTTCCAGGCACTTCCATACGCGCGTCGATCCATTCCGCCCAATTGGCGTTGCGCTTGTACAGAAGCAACTCGGCAAGCTTGGGGCTCTCGCTCATGCTCTCATTCATGGTCTCGGCAAGGCCTTCCGCGTCGCCTTTGATCCACGATGCGACCATTGAATCGATCATGGTCTTGACCTCATCAATGCCTTCCACGGTGGACATCAGCAGTTTGAGCTGTTCGTCCTGCGGCAGCGTGTCGAAGATGCCGAGCTGGTACTCGACCGTTTCGAGCGCATCCTTCGAGGTGTCGCCCGCCTTTGCAATGATCACCTTGTCGACGCCGGAAGCGGGGTCGTAACCGTTCGCCATCAGCGGCAGGAAGGTCAGCGTCACGCTGGCCATCCAGGGCTTGAACGGGTCGAAGGCGGCCTCGGGAACACCAAGACCGGCGAGCGCGGCTTCATATTGCGCCGTCTGCTCTTCATTCAGAAGCGAGCGCAGGGTCGTTCCCGGTTCGAGCATACCCATCTGCATGGCAAGCTGCTGCGACTTCGCCTCGCTCTCGGGCGACTCTATCAGCTCGGTGACGACAAGGTCGGACGAGGAAAGCGCTGCGTCGATTTCAGCGTCGTACCACTGAAGCTCCTTGGGCAGGATGTGGACGGTTCCGAACAGGTAGATCGTCGTGTCTTCGTCGCTGACTCTCCAAAGGGCGGGGCCTTCGGGTCCAGCGGGCAGTACGGCTTCGGCCGATGCGGTGGGCGCTTCCATGTGAGCATCAGCCAGCGCCGGTGATGCGGCGAAGAGGGCGAGGCTTGCTACGGCTGTGGGGAGGAGTTGTGCAATTTTCATGTATGCGATCCTTTCAGTGGGGCGTGATGGTCTTGGTACGGTGAAGAAGTGTTGAATGTCGGGCCAATCCGATGGTGGAGGTGCAGAGGGAAACCTGCGCCGCGAATTTCAGCCTGTGTGTCATGCTGAGCGCTTCCAGAGGATTGCGATGTTTGAGACAATCATCGTGACAATGAAAAGTATCATCACGTCGGGTTGCGGGAAGACGCCGGCGCGCCAGCCCATCCACCAGATCGGCGCGGTGTAGCTGAAGACCTGAAAACCGACCATCATTCCGAAGTCACCAGCAGCACGGCCATGCTCGTCAGAGTTGCGGCGTCCGAAAAGGATCAGGAACGGCGTGGCGATCGCCCAGATTGTAATTGCGGTGATTGCGGGCCAGAAAGGGATTGGGCCGTTGCTGAAAAGGATGTCCGTCGCCCGCTGCTCGCTGTCGGACAGAATGATCGGGAAGGCGGTTGCTATTCCCACTCCGACGATAGCGACCAGCAACCAGCGGATCCGGTTGCCCCGAGCAGTGTGGGGCTCGCCCATCGTGAAATCGGGAGCCCAGCGCCAACAGAAATAGCCCGAAACCGCGACAATTGGAGTGCCAATGACGACGAACAGAATGTCGCTTGTGTCGCCCCCGTTGAGAAGGTTTTTCAACCCTACGCCGGCCAGAATTCCGCCGATCAAGACGACGGTCAAAAGGACTGACCAGCCAATCAGATGCAGCCAGTAGCGCGAGTGCGAGAACTCCGCTTCGTCCTTTAACTGATCGGATTTTGACATTTTTTGATCTCACATTTGATTTTGCGACACGAGGTCAAAAAGGCGCAAGGGAAGGGCCTATCCCGCCCGCTTTGCGGCCCAGATGACAAGGAAGGCAAACATGACGGCCAGAAACAGCGCGCCGTCGTGCACGGGAGGAAGGAGCGAGCCCGCTGCTGCTATGGCCCAGCAAATGTAAACGTAGAGGTAGACGCTGAAAGCCCAGTACGCGGCGTCGCGGGTGGACTGGCGTTCAAAATCGTCGATCTGCCGCTCTCGCAGCGCGCCGAGCGGAACCCCAATGCCCAGAACGACGATCAGCAGGATCCATGCCTCGCTCCGGGTGAGAGTGAAGTCGCCAGCCATCACGCGGTCCAGCAAGCCGTTGGTCACCAAAACGAAGCCGGTCAGCGCCCCGGCCAGGACGCAGACGAGCAGGATAAGTTGTGACCTGCCGGTCTTGGTCGAAAGCGATGGCTTGTCGAAATTTCCGATCCGGAGCGAGACGAGCATGGCAGCGACGCCAAGGACCATGATTGTCGCGACGATCCCGGCACCGCGGAGGTCGACGCCGCGTTCCATGAAATTAAGGTAACCAGCGCCCGCAGCACCCGTCGCAAGGCAAATGCCAAGATAAAACAGGACCTGACCCAAAAACGGGCGCGCCACTCCGGTGTCTTCGATCTCATCAGGCTTCGTCATCGAAAATCTCCTCGATGCCCATCTCGAACAGACGAGCGATGCGGAATGCCAGGGGCAGGGAAGGGTCGTGCTTGCCAGTCTCGATCGCGTTCACCGCCTGGCGGGACACGTCGAGACGCCCGGCAAGTTCGGCCTGTGACCAATCGCGCTCAGCGCGCAGGACTTTGAGGCGGTTCTTCATGCGCGGCGCGCCTCGATTGCGTCGGACACCCAGGCAAAGGCGTAGCCTGCGTGGAAAGCCAGCGCGGTGAAGGATGCGAGCGTGCGGGCATCGGTAAAGAACAGCGAGAAAGTATCGCGGGTAGGCTCACCCTCGGGGTTGCTCAGCGCGAAGCCAGCCGAATAGGACACATCGAGTATGTCGAGCATGAAGGCTGCAAAAAGATAGACGGCGAGGCTTGCGAGCGCCCAGCGGTAGCCAATCGTGACCATCGCCTGAAAATAGTCGTCGACCCGGTGCGCCCAAAGACCGGCGATAAGCCCGCCAACAGCGCCACCAAGTGCCCATGCGAACACGAAAGAGTCGCTACCGATAAACGCATTCGCGAAATTGACGATTGAGCAGGCGGTTCCGAACCAGATTACCTTGTACTGGTAGCTGCGCTGATGTTCGTCGATTGCTTTAGGATTGTAGGGCATTAGTCGCGCTCCTGAATCCGCAGGACCGCGAAAACTGCATGAAATGTCGCGGCGACAACGATGACACCAAGCTCGCCGTCACGGGTAAAGAACTCCCAATCGACGACGTGTACGAATAAAAGCAGTCCGACCGCCGCACAGGTCCATAGTCCGGCTACTGCAAGCAATCGCTGCGCGTATTCGTCCTGACGTTGGAAGAAGAGCAGTCCGATCATCGATCCGGCCGTTACGCCGCCAGCAATCGTCTCGACACTCTCGTAGAAACCGAAGATTTTTCCACACAGGAGTACCAGCGCGCCGAGAAAGCCGATCCAGGTAATGTTCAATGCGACACTGCGGTCGGTTTCATTCATTTTTCCGGGCATCAGTCTCATCAAATCCCTCCCCGCAGACGCATAGTTGCCAAAGGCAGGTGGAAGGCGAGCGAGATGAGAGCGAAGCCGAGCACTGGGGAGACCTCCAGATAGCTGCGGATTAGCTCTATCTCGAGGAGGGCAAGAACCCCTACCACTGCGCATGCAATGGTGGCCGAGCGTCCTATCAGCCGCTGGACGAACTCGTCGTGGAAGCTGATAAAGACAAGACCTATCAGCGTACCCGACATAATTGCGACGGCGATGCTCTGAAGTGCTTCCAGAGCGGGAACAAACACCGTTGCGATGACGAGAATAGTGTCAAGAAGACCGATCCAAAGCGTATTGAAAGCGGCACTGCGATCGTTTTCGGTGGTGTGGAGTGGGGACTTGGTCATCGCGTTGTTACTCTCTCGATAAGCACTTGGCCTGCCGCCTTTGACCGTAAGGAAGACCGCGGCGAGTGAATTCGGATGGATCAGGCTTTGCCTCGCTTACGATTGAACAGATATCCGATGTAGAAACCGCTCGCCGCGATGTAGAAGGTGAACCGCTTGTCGGATGTGGCTTCCCACATGCTGAACTCGAAGCGATCGGCCATGTCGGCGATGATCGGAATGAAGGCCGTCCAAAGGGTGACTGCGAGCATTCCGCCAACCGCCCCGGCATAAGCGAGGCCGCGCTGGAACTCGTCGTACTGCTTGTCTGACAGGATGATGCTCAAGGAGACGATGATGAAACTCGTCGTCACGATGGGCGTCTCCCCATCCTCCGAAAGCCCGATGAGAGCCCAGCCAAGCACTGTCATGATAACGCCGGTCATGGCGGCCCAATTGAGCACGTTGGCCTTGTCTTCATGCGACATTTGCTTGCGCCAGTACATTTCAGTCGGCCTCGGGATGGATTGAAAGAAGGTGGGTGGCCGCTCCCGCTCATCCGGTTTCGGGGTTTGACCCGGATTGCGCGAGAGCGACCTGGCCAGCATCATGCGCCTGGAGTTGCCGCGTCCGATGCCGGGTTGGAGGTGTTGGCAGCAAAGCGCGCGCGCTCTGCATTTGCCTGAGCGACGGCGACGCGCACTTCAGGCTGTGCTGCGGCGAGCGCGCTGGTGCGGCATTCGCGTTCGAGCCGGATCGAGGCGCTGTCGCGGCCGCCATTGCGGCACATCTGATTGATCTTGGTGCGCACGCGGTCGTCGAGGCGGGTAACACCGTCGCGGGTCGTGAGGTCGAGATCCTTGTGATCGATGACCTCTTCGAACTCGACCTGATTGATGGGAGTTGCCGATGCAGCGGCGGGGATGGCGAGAGCTGCGGCAGCGGCGGCGAAGATGATGGAATTGCGCATTTTGAAGTTCTCCTGGGGAGGAAATGTTGAACGGTTTTGTCACAACAACCTTCCGGAATGTCAGGTTGCCCTTACTTTATGTCGCGATTCGCTGACCATGTCAACATGACCTTACATTTGGTCATGCTGACCTTACGAAACCCGCAGAAATGAGCGGTTTTGCCGTGTGCAAAACTGGTTGATGCTGCGCTGCGGCATTGACCCCGCATGGGCCTTGAGCCATTGCCGCGCCATGGAATCGGAGACCAAATCGGCGCTGGACGAATCGGGTTCACCAACCCGCGATCCTCGCACGTCCTTTCAGGACATGATCCTGACGCTGCACGACTTCTGGTCGGCCAATGGCTGCGTCATTCTGCAGCCCTACGACATGCGCATGGGGGCAGGGACGTTTCACACCGCGACAACCCTGCGCGCGCTCGGCCCTGAGCCGTGGAATGCCGCCTTCGTGCAGCCTTGCCGCCGCCCGACCGATGGGCGCTACGGCGAAAACCCCAACCGGCTCCAGCACTATTACCAGTACCAGGTGATCCTGAAACCATCGCCCAGCGACATTCAGGAACTCTATCTTGACAGCCTCAAGGCGATCGGGATCGACCCGCTCAAGCACGACATCCGCTTTGTCGAGGATGACTGGGAATCGCCCACGCTTGGCGCGTGGGGGCTGGGCTGGGAGGTCTGGTGCGACGGGATGGAAGTCACCCAGTTCACCTATTTCCAGCAAATGGGCGGTTTCGACTGCAAGCCTGTCGCGGGCGAACTCACCTACGGGCTCGAACGTCTCGCCATGTACATTCAGGGCGTCGACAACGTGTATGAGCTGAACTTCAACGGTCGCGGCACATCGTATGGCGAGGTGTTCCTCGAAAACGAGAAGCAGATGTCGAAGTGGAACTTCGAAGTCGCTGACACCGATGGCCTGTTCGACCTTTTCGCCAAGGCCGAGACCGAGTGCCGCAATGCGCTTGATAATGACGTGCCCATCGCCGCTTACGAACAGGCTATCGAGGCGAGCCATGTTTTCAACCTGCTGCAGGCGCGCGGCGTGATCAGCGTACAGGAGCGTGCGAGCTATATGGGCCGCGTCCGCGACCTCGCGCGTTCTTCGTGTCAGAAATATGCCGAGCTGATGCGGCCCAGATGGGAAGCGCAATATCCGGATTGGAGCCTCGTCTGATGGCCGATTTCCTGCTCGAATTGCGCTGCGAGGAAATTCCGGCGCGTATGCAAGCTGGTGCGCGCAAGGAACTCGACAAGCTGTTCCGCCGCGAAATGGAAGCCGCCGGTGTCGCGATTGGCGAGCTCATCATCTGGTCCACCCCGCGCCGCCTTGCGCTGATTGCGCGGGACCTGCCGAAAGAGACAGACGCCGTGCGCGAAGAGGCCAAGGGCCCTCCGGTCGGCGCGCCCGATCAGGCGGTCGATGGCTTCTGCCGCAAGAACGGCGTGACCCGAGATCAGCTCGAAGAACGCGAGGTCAAGGGCCGCGCGACTTGGTTCGCCGTGATCGAAAGGCCGGGTCAGGCTGTCGCCGACCTCCTCGCCGCAGCGATCCCGACGATCATCGGCGATTTCTCATGGCCCAAGTCGATGCGCTGGGGTGATGCCTCGATCAGCAGCGAGAGCACGCGCTGGGTGCGCCCGCTTTCGGGCATTGTCGCACTGCTTGATGGCGAAGTCGTTCCGTGCGTCACAGATGGCATGGCAAGCGGGCGGGTCACGTTTGGCCACCGTTTCCACTCGGACGGCGGTATCGCAATTGACGATGCCGACGACTACGCATCGCGCCTGCGCGACGAATACGTGATCGTCGACCACGAGGAACGCGCGAGCATCATCCGCGATGGCGCGAGTAAGGCGGCTGCGGACGCTGGCCTCAAGCTGGTCGAAGACGAAGGGCTGGTGATCGAGAACGCTGGCCTTACCGAATGGCCGGTTCCGCTGCTGGGCCGTTTCGACGAGGCTTTCCTCGACGTGCCGCCCGAGGTCATCCAGCTCACCGCCCGCGTGAACCAGAAGTATTTCGTGTGCGAGGACGCTGACGGCAAACTCGCGAACGCTTTCATCTGCACTGCAAACCTGGCTTCGGTCGATCCGGCAGTGGTAGTCGACGGCAACCGCAAGGTCCTCGCCGCGCGGTTGGCGGATGCGCGGTTCTTTTGGGAATTGGACCAGAAGAAAACCCTCGCCGAACACGCCAAGGGGCTGGAGCGGATCACCTTCCATGAAAAGCTGGGCACGGTGGCCGACAAGGTGGACCGGGTCGCGAAGCTGGCGCGGTGGTTGGTCGAAGAGGATATCGTCACCCCGGACTTGATCCGGCGTCCCGCTACTTCCGACATCGCAGACGAAAAGCGGGACCCCGGCTCGGGGGCCGGGGTGACGAAAGAGGAACTGGCTGACCTGGCCGAACAGGCTGCGCGGTTGTGCAAGGCCGATCTCGTCACCGAAATGGTTGGCGAGTTTCCGGAGCTGCAGGGGTTGATGGGCGGGTATTACGCCGAGAAGGAAGGTCAACCGCAAGAAGTCTCTGACGCCATACGTGATCACTACAAGCCGGTTGGGCAGGGTGATGAAGTGCCGACTACGCCGGTGACTGTGGCGGTATCACTGGCGGACAAGATGGACACGTTGATGTGCTTCTTCGCAATTGATGAGAAGCCCACGGGATCGAAAGACCCGTTTGCCCTCCGCAGAGCCGCACTTGCGGTGATTCGCACGACCTTAGAGAACGGCCTGCGCTTCAGCGTCGATGACACATTTGAATACATGACGGCAGTGGTCGGATTCGACCGTGATAAATCACAAGAGTCGATTGAGAAGCAAGCACTCAAAGACGACATTGCTTCTGATCTTTTCTCAGAGATTGCTTCTGGAAGAGCAGGTTTGCACTGGTTCATTCTCGAGCGCTTCAACGTTCAGCAACGCGCCGAGGGAATCCGACACGATATCATAGAAGCGGCATTTAATGGCCGTGATGATGATCTTGTTAGACTTCGACAAAAGTCAAATGAACTTCAAGCCTTCGTCGAAACCGAAAACGGCACCAACCTTCTCGCCGGCTACAAACGCGCGGCCAACATCCTGAAGAAAGAGGAGTGGGAAACGAAAGAGGTTTCCTACTCGCCCGAACCTGCCGAAAAGGCTCTGATCGATGCGCTCGATGCTGCCGCGCCCAAAGCCGCCGCCGCAGTCAGTGAAGAGCGTTTCGAGGATGCCATGGCGGCGCTTGCAACCCTGCGCGCGCCTATTGACGCTTTCTTCGGCGGGGTGACGGTCAATGACGATGACGAGAACAAACGCGCCGCTCGCCTCGACCTGCTCGCCCGCTTCACGTCAGCCGTTGGCCAAGTCGCCGATTTCAGCCGGATCGAAGGCTGAGCCCATGGCGGTTTCGGACCTTTTCGCGCAGCTGCCGGTTTTTCTCTCAGGACCGTGTAACATGCGGTCCATGTTACCCTGTAACACGACCCCACAAAGGGCCTTTCTATGACCACCACCGTGTACCCTTTCGGCGGAGCCGCCGCTCACGATGACCCTCGCCAGCGGGACAAGACGATCACGGGAGGCAAGGGCGCGAACCTGGCGGAGATGGCTTCGATCGGTCTGCCGGTACCTCCGGGCTTCACCATCACCACCGAGGAAAGCGTGCGCTATCTGCAAGACGGTGAGGAATTCCGCGAAGAACTG includes these proteins:
- a CDS encoding SDR family oxidoreductase, producing MTTINRRTLLAGAAATGALTATASFALDDVVESSADMSGKSILITGCSSGFGRLAAEDYARKGAKVFATMRNLPRAESTELTALAEAEGLDLHVIEIDVTSDEQVAAGVARAMEIAGGPIDVLINNAGISYGGPVEVQDMKATHHMFDTNVYGPHRMARAVLPAMREGKSGLIINVTSQLGRVIAPAIGQYSPTKFALEAMSEQLAYELVPHGIEVTIIEPGGYPTKIWENSNMNTMELLARAGEEHTGGYAALLASLAQRPGGGGNTDPMDVPNAMAEIIGMPAGTRPIRRAVHPGLKPQLAINVASAQAQLGWLGESGYGPWIKAVHNA
- the pth gene encoding aminoacyl-tRNA hydrolase: MQIWTGLGNPGPKYALHRHNVGFMVLDVIADMYDFGPIQKRFSGWVQEGRIGTHKVLLLKPATYMNESGRSVSEAIRFYKLDLDALTVFHDELDLAPFKVKVKQGGGTAGHNGLRSIDKHLGPDFRRVRIGIGHPGHKDRVSGYVLGNYAKSEQDDLASMLGAISAEAEWLAKGDDPRFMSDIALRMQE
- a CDS encoding 50S ribosomal protein L25/general stress protein Ctc, which translates into the protein MSDALTLPAEARERAGKGASRALRREGRVPAVIYGGKEEPTTIHVEEKELVKQLMTGHFMNSIVKIEVGGQTIRTLPKDVALHPVTDRPTHADFFRLARDAKVEVQIPVVFVGEEKSPGLKKGGVLNVVRHELDLVCEADKIPGEIEISVEGKEVGDSIHISEVDLPEGSVSAITDRDFTIATLVAPSALKKSEDQGGDSDDVEADAVPATEQGEDADAAQEQEDKSA
- a CDS encoding TraB/GumN family protein — translated: MLSRSFAAFALGFALSLTACAESEEAAKYPSADPLVYEIANADGEVEGWMLGTIHALPDGVEWRTQTIDRLVANADYLWVEVAELDNQAEIALTFGELAGTRGLGPLSDRVAEDVREPLGTMIARSDFPAGDFADTESWAAAIMLSRVDAQGNPRNGVDRALIRDFAQREVRGFETTKGQLGVFDRLPEKDQRDLLEGTVREWVASREEPGKLMRAWISGDIAVLEEATTTGIMADPELREAILVGRNEDWIEPLEQSLKELDRPLVAVGTAHLIGPDGLAAMLEARGYTVTRLSN
- a CDS encoding TraB/GumN family protein — protein: MKIAQLLPTAVASLALFAASPALADAHMEAPTASAEAVLPAGPEGPALWRVSDEDTTIYLFGTVHILPKELQWYDAEIDAALSSSDLVVTELIESPESEAKSQQLAMQMGMLEPGTTLRSLLNEEQTAQYEAALAGLGVPEAAFDPFKPWMASVTLTFLPLMANGYDPASGVDKVIIAKAGDTSKDALETVEYQLGIFDTLPQDEQLKLLMSTVEGIDEVKTMIDSMVASWIKGDAEGLAETMNESMSESPKLAELLLYKRNANWAEWIDARMEVPGTVFIAVGAGHLAGEMSVQDYLTKYDLTAERIQ
- a CDS encoding helix-turn-helix transcriptional regulator, with the protein product MKNRLKVLRAERDWSQAELAGRLDVSRQAVNAIETGKHDPSLPLAFRIARLFEMGIEEIFDDEA
- a CDS encoding UrcA family protein, yielding MRNSIIFAAAAAALAIPAAASATPINQVEFEEVIDHKDLDLTTRDGVTRLDDRVRTKINQMCRNGGRDSASIRLERECRTSALAAAQPEVRVAVAQANAERARFAANTSNPASDAATPGA
- a CDS encoding glycine--tRNA ligase subunit alpha, coding for MILTLHDFWSANGCVILQPYDMRMGAGTFHTATTLRALGPEPWNAAFVQPCRRPTDGRYGENPNRLQHYYQYQVILKPSPSDIQELYLDSLKAIGIDPLKHDIRFVEDDWESPTLGAWGLGWEVWCDGMEVTQFTYFQQMGGFDCKPVAGELTYGLERLAMYIQGVDNVYELNFNGRGTSYGEVFLENEKQMSKWNFEVADTDGLFDLFAKAETECRNALDNDVPIAAYEQAIEASHVFNLLQARGVISVQERASYMGRVRDLARSSCQKYAELMRPRWEAQYPDWSLV
- the glyS gene encoding glycine--tRNA ligase subunit beta, with the protein product MADFLLELRCEEIPARMQAGARKELDKLFRREMEAAGVAIGELIIWSTPRRLALIARDLPKETDAVREEAKGPPVGAPDQAVDGFCRKNGVTRDQLEEREVKGRATWFAVIERPGQAVADLLAAAIPTIIGDFSWPKSMRWGDASISSESTRWVRPLSGIVALLDGEVVPCVTDGMASGRVTFGHRFHSDGGIAIDDADDYASRLRDEYVIVDHEERASIIRDGASKAAADAGLKLVEDEGLVIENAGLTEWPVPLLGRFDEAFLDVPPEVIQLTARVNQKYFVCEDADGKLANAFICTANLASVDPAVVVDGNRKVLAARLADARFFWELDQKKTLAEHAKGLERITFHEKLGTVADKVDRVAKLARWLVEEDIVTPDLIRRPATSDIADEKRDPGSGAGVTKEELADLAEQAARLCKADLVTEMVGEFPELQGLMGGYYAEKEGQPQEVSDAIRDHYKPVGQGDEVPTTPVTVAVSLADKMDTLMCFFAIDEKPTGSKDPFALRRAALAVIRTTLENGLRFSVDDTFEYMTAVVGFDRDKSQESIEKQALKDDIASDLFSEIASGRAGLHWFILERFNVQQRAEGIRHDIIEAAFNGRDDDLVRLRQKSNELQAFVETENGTNLLAGYKRAANILKKEEWETKEVSYSPEPAEKALIDALDAAAPKAAAAVSEERFEDAMAALATLRAPIDAFFGGVTVNDDDENKRAARLDLLARFTSAVGQVADFSRIEG